In one Microbacterium invictum genomic region, the following are encoded:
- a CDS encoding class F sortase, giving the protein MRARRAVPLAVLLVLALTGCGTASVETAPQPATSLPAPEISAPAPTPSVEIPVAPATPAPAAVVPAPVRVSVADAGIDVPVIPVGVDANQAMELPEDPAVAGWYRFGPGPQSPEGRTVVSAHVDMPGYGIGPFSRIRDLAQGTLIEVTDDTGNLTRYRLDSVTYYKKADLPVDDLFARSGSPMLVLITCGGPFDASIGRYEDNVVALATPVQE; this is encoded by the coding sequence ATGAGGGCGAGGCGAGCGGTACCCCTGGCGGTACTTCTCGTCCTCGCCCTCACCGGCTGCGGCACCGCTTCGGTCGAGACGGCGCCGCAGCCGGCAACCTCCCTTCCCGCCCCGGAAATCTCGGCTCCGGCGCCGACCCCCTCCGTAGAGATCCCCGTGGCGCCGGCCACACCCGCACCGGCTGCCGTCGTACCGGCCCCGGTGCGGGTGTCGGTGGCCGACGCGGGAATCGACGTCCCGGTGATCCCGGTCGGCGTCGATGCCAACCAGGCGATGGAGCTCCCCGAGGATCCGGCGGTCGCCGGGTGGTACCGATTCGGTCCGGGCCCGCAGTCCCCGGAGGGCCGTACCGTGGTCTCCGCTCACGTCGACATGCCGGGGTACGGCATCGGCCCCTTCAGCCGCATCCGGGATCTGGCGCAGGGGACGCTCATCGAGGTCACCGACGACACCGGGAACCTCACCCGCTACCGGCTGGATTCGGTGACCTATTACAAGAAGGCCGACCTTCCTGTCGATGACTTGTTCGCCCGTTCCGGTTCCCCCATGCTGGTGCTCATCACCTGTGGCGGTCCTTTCGATGCCTCGATCGGTCGCTACGAGGACAATGTGGTGGCCCTCGCCACCCCGGTACAGGAATGA
- the ftsE gene encoding cell division ATP-binding protein FtsE, with product MIRFENVTKHYRGTSRPALHEVDFEVLRGEFVFLVGASGSGKSSCLRLILREDVPSEGRVVVLGRDVRTLSNRKVPYFRRHIGAVFQDFRLLPSKTVFQNVAFTLQVIGSSRAFIQQAVPEVLALVGLAGKEKRFPHELSGGEQQRVAIARALANRPQVLLADEPTGNLDPATSVDIMQLLARINANGTTVVMATHEAGFVDQMKRRVIELKNGEMVRDERHGGYGDTSAIPSLAPEPERGAAAVAALTAVLELQREAAAMAGTSLPTESEAPPWAGEIRETAPEPQTVRVGAPAEDDGRAEVAGPRGLTRPPTQPVPVQDIPDVEVAELGVADRLGLGGRDRDDEVGPTS from the coding sequence ATGATCCGGTTCGAGAACGTCACGAAGCACTATCGCGGCACCTCCCGCCCCGCCCTGCACGAGGTCGATTTCGAGGTGCTCCGGGGAGAGTTCGTCTTCCTCGTCGGCGCATCGGGATCGGGGAAGTCCTCCTGCCTCCGGCTGATCCTCCGCGAAGACGTGCCGAGCGAGGGTCGGGTGGTCGTCCTCGGCCGCGACGTACGGACGCTCTCCAACCGCAAGGTCCCCTACTTCCGCCGCCACATCGGGGCGGTGTTCCAGGACTTCCGGCTGCTGCCCTCCAAGACGGTCTTCCAGAACGTCGCCTTCACCCTCCAGGTGATCGGATCGTCCCGCGCCTTCATCCAGCAGGCCGTCCCCGAGGTGCTGGCCCTGGTCGGTCTCGCCGGGAAAGAGAAGCGGTTCCCACATGAGCTCTCCGGCGGCGAGCAGCAGCGCGTGGCCATCGCCCGGGCCCTGGCGAACCGGCCTCAGGTCCTCCTCGCCGACGAGCCCACCGGGAACCTCGACCCCGCCACCTCGGTGGACATCATGCAACTGCTCGCGCGCATCAACGCCAACGGCACCACCGTGGTCATGGCCACGCACGAAGCGGGCTTCGTCGACCAGATGAAACGCCGCGTGATCGAGCTGAAGAACGGCGAGATGGTGCGCGACGAGCGCCACGGCGGCTACGGCGACACCTCGGCCATCCCGAGTCTCGCACCCGAACCCGAGCGGGGCGCAGCCGCCGTCGCCGCCCTCACGGCGGTGCTCGAGCTCCAGCGCGAGGCCGCGGCGATGGCCGGGACGAGCCTGCCGACGGAATCGGAGGCGCCGCCGTGGGCGGGCGAGATCCGCGAGACGGCTCCCGAGCCCCAGACGGTTCGGGTCGGTGCGCCGGCCGAGGACGACGGTCGCGCCGAGGTCGCCGGGCCGCGCGGCCTCACCCGTCCCCCAACACAGCCCGTGCCCGTGCAGGACATCCCCGACGTCGAGGTCGCCGAGCTCGGCGTGGCCGACCGCCTGGGTCTGGGCGGCCGGGACCGCGACGACGAAGTGGGGCCCACCTCATGA
- the prfB gene encoding peptide chain release factor 2 has product MLEFDPSDDIKALRSTFSDIKAVVDVDALESEIARLSEEAGAPDLWDDVDKAQKVTSALSHRQSELKRISEIEQRLDDLEVLVELANEMDDEDSAEEARHEIAELEDVIGQLEVQTLLDGEYDDRSAVVTIRSGAGGDDATDFAEMLMRMYLRWAERHKYPVKVMDTSYAEGAGIKSATFEIDAPYAYGTLSVEAGTHRLARISPFGAADKRQTSFAAVEVIPVMEEAVEVDIPEGDIRVDVFRSSGPGGQSVNTTDSAVRITHLPTGIVVSMQNEKSQIQNRAAAMRVLQTRLLLLKREEEAAKKKELAGTITASWGDQMRSYFLYGQQLVKDLRTGHEVGNPAPVFDGDIDGFIAAGIRWRKRKDDDD; this is encoded by the coding sequence ATGCTCGAATTCGATCCGTCCGACGACATCAAGGCCCTCCGGTCCACGTTCTCCGACATCAAGGCCGTCGTCGACGTCGACGCCCTGGAGTCCGAGATCGCGCGCCTCAGCGAGGAAGCCGGCGCCCCCGACCTCTGGGACGACGTCGACAAGGCGCAGAAGGTCACCAGCGCCCTCAGCCACCGCCAGAGCGAGCTCAAGCGCATCTCCGAGATCGAGCAGCGCCTCGACGATCTCGAGGTGCTCGTCGAACTGGCCAACGAGATGGACGACGAGGACTCCGCCGAGGAGGCCCGTCACGAGATCGCCGAGCTGGAGGACGTCATCGGACAGCTCGAGGTGCAGACGCTCCTCGACGGCGAGTACGATGACCGCTCCGCGGTGGTGACGATCCGATCCGGCGCGGGCGGCGACGACGCCACCGACTTCGCCGAGATGCTCATGCGCATGTACCTGCGGTGGGCCGAGCGGCACAAGTACCCCGTCAAGGTCATGGACACCTCGTACGCCGAGGGCGCCGGTATCAAGTCCGCGACGTTCGAGATCGACGCCCCCTACGCCTATGGCACGCTGTCGGTCGAGGCCGGCACCCACCGGCTCGCCCGGATCAGCCCGTTCGGCGCCGCCGACAAGCGGCAGACGTCCTTCGCGGCGGTCGAGGTGATCCCCGTGATGGAGGAGGCCGTCGAGGTCGACATCCCCGAGGGCGACATCCGCGTCGATGTGTTCCGCTCGTCCGGCCCCGGCGGGCAGTCGGTGAACACGACGGACTCGGCGGTGCGCATCACCCACCTCCCGACCGGGATCGTGGTGTCGATGCAGAACGAGAAGTCGCAGATCCAGAACCGCGCGGCCGCGATGCGCGTGCTCCAGACGCGCCTATTGTTGCTCAAGCGCGAAGAGGAGGCAGCGAAGAAGAAGGAGCTCGCGGGCACCATCACCGCCAGCTGGGGCGACCAGATGCGCTCCTACTTCCTCTACGGCCAGCAGCTGGTCAAAGACCTGCGCACCGGGCACGAGGTCGGCAACCCGGCACCGGTCTTCGACGGCGACATCGACGGTTTCATCGCCGCCGGCATCCGCTGGCGAAAGCGCAAGGACGACGACGACTGA
- a CDS encoding alpha-amylase family glycosyl hydrolase: MTSAPTSSTRTADTPEMDLPEWWRQAVVYQVYPRSFADADGDGIGDLRGILSRVDHLRELGVDAVWLSPFYPSELADGGYDVADYRDVDPRLGTLDDFDRLVEALHSAGIRVVVDIVPNHTSDQHAWFQEALAAGSGSAARDRYIFRDGTGPDGSEPPTDWVSVFGGPAWERVADGQWYFHNFAVEQPDLNWDNPEVRADFVRTLRFWADRGVDGFRIDVAHMLTKDLTDPLPSRAELDALPRDGRHPLIDRDDVHEVYAQWRAVFDSYDPPRTAVAEAWVDPARIPLYASAESLGQAFNFDLLEADFDAGQFSRIVGSNLLLAAESGSSTTWVLSNHDVVRHATRYGLPDAERAGDGRPVRKHGNEWLLSGGRSPELDREKGLRRARAAILFVLGLPGSAYIYQGEELGLHEVAEIPDSRRQDPTFFRSPGEDIGRDGCRVPLPWSAGAPAFGFGAGEPHLPQPSWFAQAAASEQEGDPASTLTLYREALATRRRLQTAESLDWVETGRDDVLRFRRPNGWTVITNFGTEPFDLPDGATPVLTSEPLVGGRLAGEATAWFNAL, encoded by the coding sequence GTGACATCCGCTCCCACCTCCTCCACGCGCACCGCCGACACCCCAGAGATGGACCTGCCCGAATGGTGGCGTCAGGCCGTGGTGTACCAGGTCTATCCGCGCAGCTTCGCCGACGCCGACGGCGACGGCATCGGTGATCTGCGCGGCATCCTCTCGCGGGTCGACCACCTGCGCGAGCTCGGCGTCGACGCGGTCTGGCTGAGCCCGTTCTACCCCTCCGAGCTCGCCGACGGGGGCTACGACGTCGCCGATTACCGGGACGTGGACCCCCGGCTGGGAACCCTCGACGATTTCGATCGGCTCGTCGAGGCCCTCCACTCGGCCGGGATCCGGGTCGTCGTCGACATCGTCCCCAACCACACCTCCGATCAGCACGCCTGGTTCCAGGAGGCCCTCGCCGCGGGGAGCGGATCGGCGGCGCGGGATCGGTACATCTTCCGCGACGGCACGGGTCCTGACGGGTCCGAGCCGCCGACCGATTGGGTCTCGGTCTTCGGCGGCCCGGCCTGGGAACGTGTCGCCGACGGGCAGTGGTACTTCCACAACTTCGCCGTGGAGCAGCCCGACCTCAACTGGGACAACCCCGAGGTCCGTGCCGACTTCGTGCGCACCCTGCGGTTCTGGGCAGATCGGGGAGTCGACGGGTTCCGCATCGACGTCGCGCACATGCTCACGAAGGATCTCACCGACCCGCTGCCCTCGCGGGCGGAGCTCGACGCCCTGCCTCGCGACGGCCGGCATCCCCTCATCGACCGAGATGACGTGCACGAGGTCTATGCGCAGTGGCGCGCGGTCTTCGACTCGTACGACCCGCCGCGCACCGCCGTCGCCGAGGCGTGGGTCGACCCCGCCCGCATCCCGCTCTACGCGAGCGCCGAAAGCCTCGGTCAGGCATTCAACTTCGACCTGCTGGAGGCGGATTTCGACGCAGGGCAGTTCAGCCGGATCGTCGGCTCGAATCTCCTTCTGGCCGCGGAGTCGGGCTCATCGACCACGTGGGTGCTGTCCAACCACGACGTCGTCCGGCACGCGACGCGCTACGGCCTCCCCGATGCCGAGCGCGCGGGAGACGGTCGCCCCGTGCGCAAGCACGGCAACGAGTGGCTGCTCTCCGGCGGCCGATCGCCAGAGCTGGACCGCGAGAAGGGGCTCCGCCGGGCGCGCGCCGCGATTCTCTTCGTGCTCGGACTCCCCGGCTCGGCCTACATCTATCAGGGCGAGGAACTGGGCCTGCACGAGGTCGCCGAGATCCCCGACTCCCGGCGACAGGACCCCACGTTCTTCCGGAGCCCCGGTGAGGACATCGGTCGAGACGGATGTCGCGTGCCTCTGCCCTGGTCGGCCGGCGCACCCGCGTTCGGATTCGGCGCGGGTGAGCCGCACCTCCCCCAGCCGTCCTGGTTCGCGCAGGCGGCGGCGTCCGAGCAGGAGGGCGACCCGGCGTCGACGCTCACCCTGTACCGCGAAGCGCTGGCGACGCGTCGACGTCTCCAGACGGCGGAGTCCCTGGACTGGGTCGAGACCGGCCGCGACGACGTGCTGCGCTTCCGGCGGCCGAACGGGTGGACCGTGATCACGAATTTCGGCACCGAGCCGTTCGACCTCCCCGACGGCGCGACCCCTGTGCTGACGTCCGAGCCGTTGGTCGGCGGCCGGCTCGCCGGCGAGGCGACCGCCTGGTTCAACGCGCTCTGA
- the smpB gene encoding SsrA-binding protein SmpB, which produces MARERGEKVIATNRRARHDYLIDKTYEAGLVLTGTEVKSLRQGRANLTDGYAYIDGGEAFLDAVHIPEYSQGHWTNHAAKRTRKLLLHKDEIVKLSHAVSAGGYTLVPLRLYFSDGRAKVEIAVAKGKREFDKRQTLRERQDRREAERAMRTRNRLGE; this is translated from the coding sequence ATGGCACGCGAACGCGGTGAGAAGGTCATCGCGACGAACCGTCGCGCGCGCCACGACTACCTCATCGACAAGACCTACGAGGCGGGGCTCGTCCTCACCGGCACCGAGGTGAAGTCCCTGCGGCAGGGTCGGGCCAACCTCACCGACGGCTACGCGTACATCGACGGCGGAGAGGCCTTCCTCGACGCGGTCCACATCCCCGAGTACTCGCAGGGTCACTGGACGAATCACGCGGCCAAGCGCACGCGCAAGCTCCTCCTGCACAAGGACGAGATCGTCAAGCTCTCCCACGCCGTCTCCGCCGGCGGCTACACCCTCGTTCCGCTGCGCCTGTACTTCTCCGATGGTCGCGCGAAGGTCGAGATCGCCGTCGCGAAGGGCAAGCGCGAGTTCGACAAGCGTCAGACCCTTCGCGAGCGCCAGGACCGCCGCGAGGCGGAGCGGGCGATGCGCACCCGCAACCGTCTCGGCGAGTGA
- a CDS encoding MFS transporter, producing MIVSDLPPRSPGAAAVLGRFAPMIYGPTLLFALGEGAILPLIPVIAARLGADVATAALVGSALVVGQLCGNIPAGYAVARIGERFTMAIAGVLALLGVVGMVVAPGLGVFAASVFVIGFCAAAFGLARHSFMTTRVPLSFRARALSLLGGTFRLGMFVGPFVSAALIALFGGEAASIWFFGVCLAAVIALVLLGPDPERALRMDEARTDAAASAARAGDTRPGESDTGEPVTTGSVPVLGRARRREGVFRTMWRHRAVLSRLGVAAASLSAVRSARQVVLPLWGVSIGLDAQTIALVVGVSGAIDFALFYASGQVMDRFGRLWAALPAMILMGAGFLALAFTHDLASADMWFAMFGAVLGVGNGLSSGILLTLGADAAPPEDPAPFLGSWRTLTDAGGALAPLAVSAIAAAASLSVAAAVIGVVGFVGAGAFARWVPRFVPRP from the coding sequence ATGATCGTGTCAGATCTCCCGCCCCGCTCCCCCGGCGCGGCGGCAGTGCTCGGCCGCTTCGCGCCGATGATCTACGGCCCGACGCTGCTGTTCGCCCTCGGCGAGGGCGCCATCCTGCCGCTCATCCCCGTCATCGCGGCGCGGCTGGGCGCCGACGTCGCCACGGCGGCACTCGTGGGCTCGGCCCTCGTCGTCGGCCAGCTCTGCGGCAACATCCCCGCGGGGTACGCCGTCGCACGCATCGGCGAACGGTTCACCATGGCGATCGCCGGAGTGCTGGCCCTCCTCGGGGTCGTGGGCATGGTCGTCGCCCCGGGGCTCGGGGTGTTCGCCGCCTCGGTGTTCGTCATCGGGTTCTGCGCGGCGGCCTTCGGCCTGGCCCGGCACTCGTTCATGACCACCCGGGTGCCGCTGTCGTTCCGCGCGCGGGCGCTGTCGCTGCTGGGGGGCACGTTCCGTCTCGGGATGTTCGTGGGTCCCTTCGTCTCCGCCGCCCTCATCGCCCTCTTCGGCGGAGAGGCGGCGAGCATCTGGTTCTTCGGCGTCTGCCTCGCCGCCGTCATCGCCCTGGTGCTCCTCGGCCCCGATCCCGAGCGAGCACTGCGGATGGACGAGGCTCGAACGGATGCCGCCGCGTCGGCCGCCCGCGCCGGCGACACCCGACCCGGCGAGTCCGACACCGGCGAGCCGGTGACGACGGGATCCGTACCCGTTCTCGGACGGGCACGACGGCGGGAGGGGGTCTTCCGCACGATGTGGCGTCATCGGGCCGTGCTGTCGCGGCTCGGCGTCGCCGCGGCATCCCTCTCCGCCGTCCGATCGGCGCGACAGGTCGTCCTGCCGCTGTGGGGAGTCTCGATCGGCCTGGACGCGCAGACCATCGCGCTCGTGGTCGGGGTGTCGGGCGCCATCGACTTCGCCCTCTTCTACGCCAGCGGCCAGGTGATGGACCGGTTCGGCCGGCTGTGGGCGGCGCTTCCCGCGATGATCCTCATGGGGGCAGGCTTCCTCGCCCTGGCGTTCACGCACGACCTCGCGTCGGCGGACATGTGGTTCGCGATGTTCGGCGCCGTGCTGGGGGTCGGCAACGGTCTCTCCAGCGGCATCCTCCTCACCCTCGGCGCCGACGCGGCCCCGCCCGAGGACCCCGCGCCGTTCCTCGGCTCGTGGCGCACGCTGACCGACGCCGGGGGCGCCCTGGCGCCGCTGGCGGTGTCGGCGATCGCGGCGGCGGCATCCCTGTCGGTCGCCGCCGCCGTGATCGGCGTCGTCGGATTCGTCGGCGCGGGAGCGTTCGCCCGGTGGGTTCCGCGGTTCGTGCCGCGCCCGTGA
- a CDS encoding anti-sigma factor, whose protein sequence is MPHLESHLDPEVLTLLAIGEPVATPAEQDHLSTCPRCGGELSALSRTVVAGRSTVLLEDLESPPERVWSRISEELGFSGSTAISDAAAASEIDPAAETVRLEPADAGERAAAESGGAPAPARRRTGLLRGLFVLAASVAILGVAVGGWALTRQATVVELASAELAAFPDHPGAEGSAVVVERGDERVIEVTLDADVDPGSNREVWLITEDATSIVSLGMLEGQTGEFVVPADIDLREYVLVDVSDEPVDGDPAHSGDSIVRGALDFA, encoded by the coding sequence ATGCCGCATCTTGAGTCGCACCTCGATCCCGAGGTCCTGACGCTGCTCGCCATCGGGGAACCGGTGGCGACGCCCGCCGAGCAGGATCACCTCAGCACGTGCCCGCGCTGCGGAGGGGAGCTGTCCGCTCTGAGCCGCACCGTCGTGGCCGGTCGCTCCACCGTTCTGCTGGAAGACCTCGAGTCTCCGCCCGAGCGCGTCTGGTCGCGCATCTCGGAGGAGCTCGGATTCTCCGGCTCCACAGCGATCTCCGACGCGGCTGCCGCCTCCGAGATCGATCCCGCCGCGGAGACCGTCCGCCTCGAGCCCGCGGACGCGGGGGAGCGCGCCGCCGCCGAGTCGGGCGGAGCCCCCGCCCCCGCTCGGCGTCGCACCGGACTTCTGCGCGGGCTGTTCGTTCTCGCCGCGAGCGTCGCCATCCTCGGCGTGGCTGTCGGCGGATGGGCGCTGACGAGGCAGGCGACCGTGGTCGAGCTGGCATCCGCCGAACTCGCGGCATTCCCGGACCACCCCGGCGCTGAGGGGTCTGCCGTCGTCGTCGAACGCGGAGACGAGCGGGTCATCGAGGTGACCCTGGATGCGGATGTGGACCCCGGCAGCAACCGCGAGGTGTGGTTGATCACCGAGGACGCGACGTCAATCGTGAGTCTCGGAATGCTCGAGGGGCAGACCGGAGAGTTCGTGGTGCCCGCCGACATCGACCTTCGGGAGTACGTCCTGGTCGACGTCTCGGACGAGCCGGTGGACGGGGATCCGGCACATTCCGGTGATTCGATCGTCCGAGGAGCGCTGGACTTCGCCTGA
- a CDS encoding DUF4397 domain-containing protein has protein sequence MRKTMVAGLTVGLVAALGLALPANASTSGEAQLSVLHGIPDTPVDVYVNGELTLDDFQPGDLAGPLALAAGTYDIALTATDAADASAPILEASVPLEAGVNYTATANLTEAGEPALNAFVNDTAQTAAGEGRLTVRHVAAAPAVDVLAGGTAVITGLTNPNEESLNLPAGTISAAVALEGTTEPVIGPADVNVAEGTLTIVYAWGSAEAGNLALAVQTIDGLHGGPSGGVPSGAGGQLAAQDTLVQGVWLAAGLLVALGVAGGTVVAVRARSGR, from the coding sequence ATGCGCAAGACCATGGTTGCCGGCCTCACGGTCGGCCTTGTCGCGGCACTGGGCCTCGCCCTTCCCGCGAACGCCAGCACGAGCGGCGAGGCTCAGCTTTCGGTGCTGCACGGCATCCCCGACACCCCCGTCGACGTCTACGTCAATGGCGAGCTGACCCTCGACGACTTCCAGCCCGGCGACCTCGCCGGACCGCTGGCGCTTGCCGCCGGTACCTACGACATCGCCCTGACGGCGACGGACGCAGCGGACGCCAGCGCGCCGATCCTCGAGGCTTCGGTCCCGCTGGAGGCCGGTGTCAACTACACCGCCACCGCCAACCTGACCGAGGCGGGCGAGCCGGCTCTGAACGCCTTCGTCAACGACACCGCGCAGACCGCCGCGGGTGAAGGTCGCCTGACGGTGCGCCACGTGGCCGCCGCCCCCGCCGTCGACGTCCTCGCGGGTGGTACGGCCGTCATCACCGGGCTCACCAACCCCAACGAGGAGTCCCTCAACCTGCCCGCCGGCACCATCTCGGCCGCGGTCGCGCTCGAGGGTACGACCGAGCCCGTCATCGGCCCGGCGGACGTCAATGTCGCCGAGGGTACGCTGACGATCGTCTACGCGTGGGGCTCGGCTGAGGCCGGCAACCTCGCGCTCGCGGTGCAGACCATCGACGGTCTGCACGGTGGTCCCTCGGGTGGCGTCCCGTCGGGTGCCGGTGGCCAGCTGGCCGCGCAGGACACGCTCGTGCAGGGTGTGTGGCTTGCCGCCGGCCTCCTGGTCGCCCTCGGCGTCGCCGGTGGCACCGTGGTCGCCGTCCGCGCTCGCAGCGGACGCTGA
- the ftsX gene encoding permease-like cell division protein FtsX, whose translation MRVGLVLTEAFTGLRRNASMVISVVLVTFVSLTFVGAAILMQMQIGKMENFWADRAQVAISMCTSVSTQEGTCAGGVATAEQIAAVQAQLDSPAISPLIDEVRFENRDEAYQNVIDLLGEDYASVITPDQLNETFRINLVDHRRSDVIIEAFQGTDGVEVVEDQLQYLDPLFSALTVATYIAVGIAGLMLIAAVLLIATTIRLSAFARRRELGIMRMVGASNRFIQTPFVLEGVFAALIGSILASITVVLGLRFGVEELRGRVQFVTTWVDGGDVAVVIPVIVAIGVILAALSASFAIRRWLRT comes from the coding sequence ATGAGGGTCGGTCTGGTGCTGACCGAGGCGTTCACGGGCCTTCGCCGCAACGCCTCGATGGTCATCTCGGTGGTGCTCGTCACCTTCGTCTCGCTCACCTTCGTGGGGGCGGCGATCCTCATGCAGATGCAGATCGGGAAGATGGAGAACTTCTGGGCCGACCGTGCCCAGGTAGCCATCAGCATGTGCACGTCGGTGTCGACCCAGGAGGGCACCTGTGCGGGAGGGGTCGCCACCGCCGAACAGATCGCCGCCGTGCAGGCCCAGCTCGACAGTCCCGCCATCTCACCGCTCATCGACGAGGTGCGATTCGAGAACCGCGACGAGGCGTACCAGAACGTGATCGACCTGCTCGGCGAGGACTACGCCAGCGTCATCACCCCCGATCAGCTGAACGAGACCTTCCGGATCAACCTCGTGGACCACCGGCGATCGGATGTCATCATCGAGGCCTTCCAGGGCACGGACGGCGTCGAAGTCGTCGAGGATCAGCTGCAGTACCTCGATCCGCTCTTCTCCGCGCTGACCGTCGCGACCTACATCGCGGTCGGCATCGCCGGACTGATGCTCATCGCCGCCGTCCTCCTCATCGCGACCACGATCCGGCTGTCGGCCTTCGCGCGACGCCGGGAGCTCGGGATCATGCGCATGGTGGGGGCATCGAACCGGTTCATCCAGACCCCCTTCGTGCTGGAGGGAGTGTTCGCCGCGCTGATCGGCTCGATCCTCGCCAGCATCACAGTTGTCCTCGGGCTGCGGTTCGGCGTCGAGGAGCTGCGCGGCAGGGTGCAGTTCGTCACGACCTGGGTGGACGGGGGCGACGTCGCCGTCGTCATCCCCGTGATCGTCGCCATCGGTGTGATCCTGGCCGCGCTCTCGGCGAGCTTCGCCATCCGCCGGTGGCTGCGGACCTGA
- a CDS encoding SIMPL domain-containing protein, with protein MKEVVVTVHGEHEARVAPEEAVATLVVRAEGATREQVVSEVSAWTAPLRDELDSARAAGRVAQWSSDSVAVWSERPWNADGKRLAPVVHAAVNLAATFTDFGALSTWASEVIERDGVQFSGVEWRLSPLTRAALERSVAAEAVTVAVERATAYARALGLSDVTPIEVADAGMLTEDRGARAESARPLMARAAFSGDAGGADIRLQPTDVVVAATVDARFIAR; from the coding sequence ATGAAAGAGGTCGTGGTGACGGTGCACGGAGAGCACGAGGCTCGGGTGGCGCCCGAGGAGGCCGTCGCAACCCTGGTGGTGCGCGCCGAGGGCGCAACGAGGGAACAGGTGGTCTCGGAGGTGTCCGCGTGGACCGCGCCGCTGCGCGACGAACTCGACTCCGCCCGCGCGGCGGGTCGCGTCGCGCAGTGGTCGAGCGACAGCGTGGCGGTGTGGTCGGAGCGTCCGTGGAACGCGGACGGCAAACGTCTGGCCCCTGTCGTCCACGCCGCAGTGAACCTCGCCGCCACCTTCACCGATTTCGGCGCCCTCTCGACGTGGGCGAGCGAGGTCATCGAGCGCGACGGCGTGCAGTTCTCCGGCGTCGAGTGGCGGCTGTCGCCCCTGACCCGCGCCGCTCTCGAACGCTCGGTCGCCGCCGAGGCGGTGACCGTCGCCGTCGAACGCGCGACGGCCTACGCCCGGGCGCTCGGGCTGTCGGACGTGACCCCGATCGAGGTCGCCGATGCGGGGATGCTGACCGAGGATCGCGGAGCGCGCGCCGAATCGGCTCGCCCGCTCATGGCGCGCGCGGCGTTCAGCGGTGACGCCGGAGGCGCGGACATCCGGCTCCAGCCCACCGATGTGGTCGTCGCTGCGACGGTCGACGCACGCTTCATCGCCCGGTGA
- a CDS encoding RNA polymerase sigma factor, which yields MSIDNAAAAPPGAADEGVGERFRDGDERALEEIYRRWSPVVFTLALRSLGDRTDAEDVTQKTFVSAWGSRASFDPSKARVSTWLIAIARRRIADTHEARARIGALQRELERVAEPMGRSAPEVDIGDTILLADEISRLEPDAREVVKLAFYDDLTHQQIASRLDMPLGTVKSHIRRSLTRLRSRLEVSHAAS from the coding sequence ATGAGCATCGACAATGCGGCGGCCGCCCCGCCGGGAGCAGCCGACGAGGGCGTGGGGGAGCGATTCCGTGACGGCGACGAACGAGCGCTCGAGGAGATCTACCGTCGCTGGTCCCCGGTCGTGTTCACCCTGGCACTCCGATCGCTCGGAGACCGGACCGACGCCGAGGACGTGACGCAGAAGACCTTCGTCTCGGCATGGGGCTCCCGGGCGAGTTTCGATCCCTCGAAGGCACGCGTGTCCACGTGGCTGATCGCCATCGCCCGCCGCCGCATCGCCGACACCCATGAGGCCCGTGCGCGGATCGGCGCCCTGCAGCGGGAGCTGGAGAGGGTGGCTGAGCCGATGGGACGCTCCGCGCCCGAGGTCGACATCGGCGATACGATCCTTCTCGCCGACGAGATCAGCCGGCTCGAACCCGACGCCCGAGAAGTCGTCAAGCTCGCGTTCTACGACGATCTGACGCACCAGCAGATCGCCAGCCGATTGGACATGCCACTCGGCACCGTCAAGAGCCACATCCGCCGAAGTCTTACCCGTCTGCGATCCCGATTGGAGGTGAGTCATGCCGCATCTTGA